From a single Tachypleus tridentatus isolate NWPU-2018 chromosome 6, ASM421037v1, whole genome shotgun sequence genomic region:
- the LOC143253030 gene encoding CD9 antigen-like isoform X2 — translation MSSALSFMKYIIFTFNFILWCFGAALFGLGIWIRTDEDFWEYENNLPVQNYYQATYIVITVGAILLIIGFIGCCGAATDSLCLLLTYFFVMLVMVIMELAAAGLVWKAADGDKLQQFLTEQIEIEMEKQQYDENARRFMDLMQIHLKCCGATSMLDYRNKGWTIPQSCSDDRSNNVFIRGCGENLRRYLASKGGILGGMAIGLTLIQIACLLFSVCLFFAIKRDQEGI, via the exons TGTTTTGGAGCCGCCCTGTTTGGATTAGGTATATGGATCCGAACTGATGAAGACTTCTGGGAATACGAAAATAATCTTCCTGTACAAAATTACTACCAAGCAACATATATTGTTATTACGGTTGGAGCAATACTTCTCATCATTGGATTTATTGGATGTTGTGGAGCTGCAACAGACAGTCTTTGTCTGCTATTAACG TACTTTTTTGTTATGTTGGTGATGGTGATTATGGAACTGGCTGCTGCTGGACTGGTATGGAAAGCTGCTGATGGTGATAAG CTCCAACAATTTCTGACCGAACAGATTGAAATAGAGATGGAGAAGCAGCAGTATGATGAAAATGCCAGACGTTTCATGGATTTAATGCAGATTCAT CTAAAATGTTGCGGCGCTACCTCTATGCTGGACTATAGAAACAAAGGGTGGACCATTCCTCAGTCATGCAGCGACGACCGTTCCAACAACGTGTTTATCAGa GGGTGCGGTGAAAATCTTCGTCGATATCTGGCTTCTAAGGGTGGCATTCTCGGTGGTATGGCGATAGGCCTAACACTCATTCAG ATCGCCTGTCTTCTGTtctctgtttgtctgttttttgccATTAAACGAGATCAAGAGGGAATCTGA